One genomic segment of Fusobacterium mortiferum ATCC 9817 includes these proteins:
- a CDS encoding MBL fold metallo-hydrolase, which produces MKIFYIYHSGFAVETENYKLVFDYYMEPKRNSGNFRIDDFIKNDKKLLVFSSHGHGDHFNSEILKWKEKNSKVEYVLSDDIKAEVKKYFVKEGDTLSIDGLEIKVFGSSDLGVSYFVKCDGKRFFHSGDLNWWAWPDDTPKEEEDMRDLYMSKMKKIVENIEKVDYLFYPVDPRLEENSFLGVEDFIKRVEVKNIIPMHMWDKYKIAEELEKRVNINVIRIVKNCEKIFEI; this is translated from the coding sequence ATGAAGATTTTTTATATTTATCACAGTGGATTTGCAGTAGAAACAGAAAATTATAAGTTAGTGTTTGATTATTATATGGAACCTAAAAGAAATAGTGGAAATTTTAGAATAGATGATTTTATAAAAAATGATAAAAAATTATTAGTATTTTCATCTCATGGACATGGGGATCACTTTAATAGTGAGATATTAAAGTGGAAAGAAAAAAATTCAAAGGTAGAATATGTTTTAAGTGATGATATTAAAGCAGAAGTAAAAAAATATTTTGTAAAAGAGGGAGATACTCTAAGCATAGATGGATTAGAGATAAAAGTTTTTGGATCAAGTGATTTAGGGGTATCCTATTTTGTAAAATGTGATGGAAAGAGATTCTTTCACTCAGGAGATTTAAATTGGTGGGCTTGGCCAGATGATACACCAAAAGAAGAAGAGGATATGAGAGATCTTTATATGAGTAAAATGAAAAAAATAGTAGAGAATATAGAAAAAGTAGATTATCTATTTTATCCAGTTGACCCAAGATTAGAGGAAAATAGCTTCTTAGGTGTGGAAGATTTTATAAAAAGAGTTGAAGTAAAAAATATAATTCCAATGCATATGTGGGATAAGTATAAAATAGCTGAAGAGTTGGAAAAAAGAGTTAATATAAATGTTATAAGAATTGTAAAAAATTGTGAGAAAATATTTGAGATATAG
- a CDS encoding GNAT family N-acetyltransferase, translated as MLTIRFAKKEDVERIADIELECFPVAEAADRETLKIRFEAFSENFLVAEKDGKVVGFINGCTTNTPELPDELYHNTKLHKPNGDYQTVFGLDVVPEYRKQGIAEELLKKLIGLSIERGKKGVVLTCKDHLVHYYSKFGFKHLGISASSHGGAKWNDMYLELKNK; from the coding sequence ATGTTAACAATAAGATTTGCAAAAAAAGAGGATGTAGAGAGAATAGCTGATATAGAATTAGAATGTTTTCCAGTAGCAGAAGCAGCTGATAGAGAGACATTAAAAATAAGATTTGAAGCTTTCAGTGAAAATTTCTTAGTAGCAGAAAAAGATGGAAAAGTAGTAGGATTTATAAATGGTTGTACAACTAATACTCCAGAACTTCCAGACGAGCTGTATCATAATACAAAACTACATAAACCTAATGGAGATTATCAGACAGTTTTTGGACTAGATGTAGTACCTGAATATAGAAAACAGGGAATAGCTGAAGAATTGTTGAAAAAATTAATAGGATTGAGTATAGAAAGGGGTAAGAAAGGAGTAGTTCTTACTTGTAAAGACCATTTAGTACATTATTATTCTAAATTTGGGTTTAAACATCTAGGAATATCAGCATCTTCACATGGAGGAGCAAAGTGGAATGATATGTATTTAGAGCTAAAGAATAAATAA
- a CDS encoding LysR family transcriptional regulator translates to MLDFRVDTFIELCRTRNYTKTAENLHMTQPAVSQHIKYLEEFYGCKLFNYNKKVLTITEQGEALYKYLLTMSSDANKIREEIKNIDISKKNLHFGATFTIGEFIIPKIISEISSKYPEINISFIIRDTSELLEELKKGNIDFAFIEGFFEKTEYENYLFSKERFVGICAANNPIATEITKFDDIVKERIILRENGSGTRDIFEKILYDNNLSLNDFNKKYEIENINIIKELVKENKGISFIYERAVEKEILMRKLAIINLENFFEEREFNFVFLKNSIHEEEYKKWYEFMKKRYSI, encoded by the coding sequence ATGTTAGACTTTAGAGTAGATACCTTTATAGAATTATGTAGAACTAGAAATTATACTAAAACTGCAGAGAATTTACATATGACACAGCCTGCAGTGAGTCAGCACATAAAATATTTAGAAGAATTTTATGGATGTAAGCTTTTTAATTACAATAAAAAAGTTTTAACTATAACAGAGCAGGGAGAAGCGCTATATAAATATCTTTTAACAATGAGTTCAGATGCTAATAAGATAAGAGAGGAGATAAAAAATATAGATATTAGTAAAAAAAATCTTCATTTTGGAGCTACTTTTACTATTGGTGAATTTATTATCCCTAAAATTATATCAGAGATTTCTAGCAAATACCCTGAGATCAATATTTCTTTTATTATAAGAGATACTAGTGAACTCTTAGAGGAATTAAAAAAAGGAAATATAGATTTTGCATTTATAGAGGGATTTTTTGAAAAAACTGAGTATGAAAATTATCTTTTTTCTAAGGAAAGATTTGTAGGAATATGTGCAGCAAATAATCCTATTGCTACTGAAATTACTAAATTTGATGATATTGTAAAAGAGAGAATTATTTTAAGAGAGAATGGTTCAGGAACAAGGGATATATTTGAAAAAATACTATATGATAATAATTTGTCATTAAATGATTTCAATAAGAAATATGAAATAGAAAATATAAATATAATAAAGGAGTTGGTAAAAGAAAATAAAGGAATATCTTTTATTTATGAAAGAGCAGTAGAGAAAGAGATTTTAATGAGAAAATTAGCAATTATTAATCTAGAAAATTTTTTTGAGGAGAGAGAGTTTAATTTTGTATTCTTGAAGAATAGTATTCATGAAGAAGAATATAAAAAATGGTATGAATTTATGAAAAAAAGGTATAGTATATAG
- a CDS encoding MerR family transcriptional regulator, whose product MTIAEVSKKLELSADTLRYYERIGLIPPVPRNKSGIRDYDENSIGWINFIKCMRKAGLPIEVLIEYVTLYQLGDSTKEARKNLLIEQREELISKIEELKETLEYLNKKIERVYTIDIEKSIKEEKDCLE is encoded by the coding sequence ATGACAATAGCAGAGGTAAGTAAAAAACTTGAGTTAAGTGCAGATACTTTAAGATATTATGAGAGAATAGGACTTATTCCACCAGTACCAAGAAATAAAAGCGGAATAAGAGATTATGATGAAAACTCTATTGGATGGATAAATTTTATAAAATGTATGAGGAAAGCTGGACTTCCAATAGAGGTTTTAATAGAATATGTAACTTTATATCAATTAGGAGATTCTACTAAAGAGGCAAGAAAAAATTTACTTATTGAGCAAAGAGAAGAGTTGATAAGTAAAATAGAGGAGTTAAAAGAGACTTTAGAATATTTAAATAAAAAAATAGAGAGAGTTTATACAATAGATATAGAAAAAAGTATAAAGGAGGAAAAAGATTGTTTAGAATAA
- a CDS encoding potassium/proton antiporter — protein MEYKILTMGVLLFISLFSIRLSKKVQVPLLIMFLFIGILAGSEGIGGIYFDDAELTQHLGNFALLFILFSSALETKKSDALSALYPSGILATLGVLLTTLFAALFAFFLTDFTPKEALLFGAIVSSTDAAAVVSVLGDSNLKKKVKTVIEIESGSNDPMAYALILFIISMFKAEGPSVLGGIFFLIKQIIIGGILGVIFGRITLPIGKFLKIEREEFLTIHLIAFLFICFSLSSILGGNGFLAIYLMGILVGNERFDFKMNSFRNMRVLSWLMQIMMFVLLGLLVFPSQLAKVMISGSILAILITIVSRTAVVFLLLEKFNYNLKEKLFISWAGLKGAVPIIFSTMAITEGIKKSQAMFNMVFYIVVFSVIIQGMTLKPLAKFFNLFEKEKNNDATEIDLEELEELSIKRLFIEKDSEYVDKAIRDLSLPRSMHIISIRRGDKDIIPSGDVILRVGDKILFSII, from the coding sequence ATGGAGTATAAAATTTTAACAATGGGTGTTTTACTTTTTATAAGTTTATTTTCAATTAGATTATCTAAAAAAGTTCAAGTTCCATTGCTTATTATGTTTTTATTTATAGGGATATTAGCTGGTTCTGAAGGAATTGGTGGAATATATTTTGATGATGCTGAATTAACACAGCATTTGGGAAATTTTGCTCTTTTATTTATTTTGTTTTCAAGTGCTCTGGAGACAAAGAAAAGTGATGCCCTTTCAGCTCTCTATCCCAGTGGAATACTAGCTACATTGGGAGTGCTTTTAACAACTTTATTTGCAGCCCTTTTTGCATTTTTTCTTACAGATTTTACTCCAAAAGAAGCTTTACTTTTTGGAGCAATAGTTTCTTCAACAGATGCTGCTGCAGTTGTTTCAGTATTGGGAGATTCTAACTTAAAGAAAAAAGTTAAGACAGTGATAGAGATAGAGTCAGGAAGTAACGATCCTATGGCATATGCTTTAATACTGTTTATAATCTCTATGTTTAAAGCTGAAGGACCTTCAGTATTGGGAGGAATTTTCTTTTTAATAAAGCAGATAATAATAGGGGGGATATTAGGGGTTATTTTTGGAAGAATAACACTACCTATTGGAAAGTTTTTAAAGATAGAGAGAGAAGAGTTTTTGACAATTCATTTAATTGCTTTTCTTTTTATCTGTTTCTCTTTGAGTTCAATATTGGGAGGGAATGGATTTTTAGCTATCTATCTTATGGGAATATTAGTTGGAAATGAGAGATTTGATTTTAAGATGAATAGTTTTAGAAATATGAGGGTACTATCTTGGCTAATGCAGATAATGATGTTCGTTTTACTAGGACTTCTGGTATTTCCAAGTCAATTGGCAAAAGTGATGATAAGTGGAAGTATTTTGGCTATTTTGATTACAATTGTTTCAAGGACAGCAGTTGTATTTTTGCTCTTAGAAAAATTTAATTATAATTTAAAAGAAAAACTTTTTATTTCTTGGGCAGGATTGAAGGGGGCAGTACCTATTATATTCTCAACAATGGCAATAACAGAAGGGATAAAAAAATCTCAAGCTATGTTTAATATGGTATTTTATATCGTTGTATTTTCAGTTATTATTCAAGGAATGACATTAAAACCTCTAGCTAAGTTCTTCAATTTGTTTGAAAAAGAAAAAAATAATGATGCAACAGAGATTGATTTGGAAGAATTAGAGGAGTTATCTATAAAGAGATTATTTATAGAGAAAGATTCTGAATATGTGGATAAAGCAATAAGAGATCTATCTTTACCAAGAAGTATGCACATCATCTCAATAAGAAGAGGAGATAAGGATATTATCCCTTCTGGAGATGTAATATTAAGAGTGGGAGATAAGATTTTATTTAGCATCATATAA
- a CDS encoding acyl-CoA dehydrogenase family protein, with product MNFKFSNEQEVFLSKVRDITMKEVAPIAAKIDKEASFPVNTIKLLGENGIMGIPFEKKYGGLEMDNLTYVAAVEELSKACASTGVIMSAHTSLCSWPIATYGTEEQKIKYLTPLASGKKLGAFGWTEAEAGTKTTAIKNENKYVLNGKKVLITNSHEADIFVVFAKTDLENGTLSAFIVERGTKGFSVGEAEDKMGVRGSSTAELFFDNCTIPEENLLGNLGEGLKIAMSTLNGGRIGVAAQAVGLAQGALDAAIDYVKNRMQLGKPISHHQNTQFVIADLQTKIDAARLMTYRAANMKDLGEDYGYMASMAKLFASEIAMEVTTKAVQLFGGNGYSKKFPVERMMRDAKVTEIYEGTSEVQKVVIAAHMGIK from the coding sequence ATGAATTTCAAATTTTCTAATGAACAAGAAGTATTTTTATCAAAAGTGAGAGATATAACTATGAAAGAGGTTGCTCCTATCGCAGCTAAAATAGATAAAGAAGCATCATTCCCTGTTAATACTATTAAATTATTAGGAGAAAATGGTATTATGGGAATACCTTTTGAGAAAAAATATGGTGGACTTGAAATGGATAACTTAACTTATGTAGCAGCTGTTGAAGAGTTATCAAAAGCTTGTGCCTCTACTGGTGTTATTATGTCAGCACACACTTCTTTATGCTCTTGGCCAATAGCTACTTATGGTACTGAGGAGCAAAAAATTAAATATCTAACTCCATTAGCTAGCGGTAAAAAATTAGGAGCTTTTGGTTGGACAGAAGCTGAAGCTGGAACTAAAACAACTGCAATAAAAAATGAAAATAAATATGTATTAAATGGTAAAAAAGTTTTAATTACTAACTCACATGAAGCTGATATCTTTGTTGTATTTGCTAAAACAGATTTAGAAAATGGAACTCTTTCAGCTTTTATTGTAGAGAGAGGAACAAAAGGATTTTCTGTAGGTGAAGCAGAGGATAAAATGGGAGTAAGAGGTTCTTCTACTGCTGAGCTTTTCTTCGATAACTGTACTATTCCAGAAGAAAATTTACTTGGAAACTTAGGTGAAGGATTAAAAATAGCTATGTCTACACTTAATGGTGGAAGAATAGGTGTAGCAGCTCAAGCTGTAGGACTTGCACAAGGAGCTTTAGATGCTGCAATAGATTATGTAAAAAATAGAATGCAACTTGGCAAACCTATATCACACCACCAAAATACTCAATTTGTCATAGCTGATTTACAAACAAAAATAGATGCTGCTAGACTTATGACTTATAGAGCTGCTAATATGAAAGATTTAGGAGAGGATTATGGATATATGGCATCTATGGCAAAATTATTTGCTTCAGAAATAGCTATGGAAGTTACAACTAAGGCAGTTCAATTATTTGGGGGAAATGGATATTCTAAAAAATTCCCAGTGGAAAGAATGATGAGAGATGCTAAAGTTACTGAAATCTATGAAGGAACTTCAGAAGTTCAAAAAGTAGTTATTGCTGCTCATATGGGAATTAAATAA
- a CDS encoding DEAD/DEAH box helicase, giving the protein MSLEKRDDILEKIYFMLKIDERGAYVTPVDSNEEMLENIEVDEEAEDTTSQILTYIKGIKEDSFFIDWENEYEEAYLNEHPDLIEYLIDNPKLVNEKMEPLKWVKRENTLALIIKEKENSATSLNTELLLNGSINDFIIINEDLILADNTFYIIDMESNDFHTLKELVGTIDESGLENFLTLTIKYFKNIEIEYKDYKVVIGEKCTPNPQLVIEKISYDNSLYLQVTLMVSGMHYDFLKGHEIEKVAIVNNMEKKISICEVDISRISEAVEDIVKILAKNQKNLKVRASYYLDESNLIIMQEKLAKEFIMQDLLQLASKYRVVGTDKLRKYNIKAVKPKVIGKFSHSIDFLEGEIELEIEGEKFSILDVLSSYKKDSYIMLSDGTSALINKKYIEKLERLFKDSDKKKVKLSFFDLPLVEELIEDKIFSEEMNRTRDFFKGINNIKNYDIEPPKVKAQLREYQEYGYKWLSYLMDNNLGGCLADDMGLGKTLQAISVLTRLHQVKGRKSLVVMPKSLIYNWDGEIKRFSPKLKVGIYYGNFRNRDIIKKNSIILTTYGTIRNDIEIIRDYDFDAVILDESQNIKNVNAQTTKAIMLLNAKHRIALSGTPIENNLSELYSLFRFLNPSMFGTMEEFNNYYAIPIQRENDQEAIEELKKKVYPFILRRIKKEVLKDLPDKIEKTMYIEMNPEQKKLYEERRNYYYNMVHSQIKENGLGKTQFFILQALNELRQITSCPESKSVGVTSSKREVLINNILDAVENGHKVLVFTNYINSIKNICDDLEKYGIKYLSMSGATKDRQLLVDKFQKDNKYKVFVMTLKTGGVGLNLTAADTIFIYDPWWNKTVENQAIDRAYRLGQDRTVFSYKLILKDTIEEKILQLQESKIKLLDSLISEDSSSLKTLTEKDIEFILGE; this is encoded by the coding sequence ATGAGCTTAGAAAAGAGAGATGATATACTAGAAAAAATATACTTTATGTTAAAAATAGATGAGAGAGGAGCCTATGTTACTCCAGTAGATTCTAATGAAGAGATGTTGGAAAATATTGAGGTAGATGAAGAGGCAGAAGATACTACTAGTCAGATTTTAACATATATAAAGGGAATAAAAGAGGATAGTTTTTTTATAGATTGGGAAAATGAATATGAAGAAGCATATCTAAATGAACACCCAGATTTGATAGAATATCTGATAGATAATCCTAAACTTGTAAATGAAAAAATGGAGCCACTTAAGTGGGTAAAAAGAGAGAACACACTAGCTCTTATAATTAAAGAAAAGGAAAATAGTGCTACATCTTTAAATACAGAGCTTTTATTAAATGGTTCTATAAATGATTTTATAATTATAAATGAGGATTTAATTTTAGCTGATAATACTTTTTATATTATAGATATGGAGAGTAATGATTTCCATACCTTAAAAGAATTAGTTGGAACTATTGATGAATCAGGATTAGAAAATTTTTTAACTCTTACTATAAAATATTTTAAAAATATTGAGATAGAGTATAAGGATTATAAGGTTGTAATAGGAGAAAAGTGCACTCCTAATCCACAATTAGTAATAGAGAAAATATCCTATGATAATAGTTTGTATCTTCAAGTTACTTTAATGGTATCAGGTATGCATTATGATTTTTTAAAGGGACATGAGATAGAAAAAGTAGCTATTGTTAATAATATGGAGAAAAAAATATCTATTTGTGAAGTGGATATAAGTAGGATATCTGAGGCAGTAGAGGATATTGTAAAGATTTTAGCAAAAAATCAGAAAAATTTAAAGGTAAGAGCAAGTTATTATTTAGATGAAAGTAATCTAATTATTATGCAGGAAAAATTAGCTAAAGAGTTTATTATGCAGGACTTACTACAGTTAGCTTCTAAGTATAGAGTTGTAGGAACTGATAAACTTAGAAAGTATAATATAAAAGCAGTAAAACCAAAGGTTATAGGAAAATTTAGCCACTCTATAGATTTCTTAGAAGGAGAGATAGAGTTAGAGATAGAGGGAGAAAAGTTTTCTATACTAGATGTTCTTTCATCATATAAAAAAGATTCTTATATAATGTTAAGTGATGGAACAAGTGCTCTAATCAATAAGAAATATATTGAGAAATTAGAGAGACTTTTCAAAGATAGTGATAAGAAAAAAGTAAAACTTTCTTTCTTTGATTTACCTCTTGTAGAGGAATTGATAGAGGATAAGATTTTCTCTGAAGAGATGAATAGAACAAGAGATTTCTTTAAGGGAATAAATAATATAAAAAATTATGATATAGAACCTCCAAAGGTAAAAGCCCAACTTAGAGAGTATCAAGAGTATGGATATAAGTGGTTGTCATACCTAATGGATAATAATTTAGGAGGTTGCCTAGCAGATGATATGGGACTTGGAAAAACTCTACAAGCTATCTCTGTATTGACAAGATTACACCAAGTAAAAGGGAGAAAAAGCTTAGTAGTTATGCCAAAATCTCTTATCTACAACTGGGATGGTGAGATAAAAAGATTCAGTCCTAAATTAAAGGTTGGAATATACTATGGAAACTTTAGAAATAGAGATATTATAAAGAAAAATAGTATAATACTTACAACCTATGGAACTATTAGAAATGATATTGAGATTATAAGGGATTATGACTTTGATGCTGTAATATTAGATGAATCTCAAAATATAAAAAATGTAAATGCACAAACAACAAAGGCTATTATGTTACTTAATGCTAAACATAGAATAGCTCTAAGTGGAACACCTATAGAGAATAACCTAAGTGAATTGTATTCATTATTTAGATTTTTAAATCCATCAATGTTTGGAACAATGGAAGAGTTCAATAACTATTATGCTATTCCAATTCAAAGAGAAAATGACCAAGAGGCAATAGAGGAGCTTAAGAAAAAGGTATATCCATTTATCTTAAGAAGAATAAAAAAAGAGGTTCTGAAAGATTTACCTGATAAGATAGAGAAAACTATGTATATTGAGATGAATCCAGAGCAGAAAAAACTTTATGAAGAGAGAAGAAACTACTATTACAATATGGTACACTCTCAAATAAAAGAGAATGGATTAGGAAAGACACAATTTTTTATATTACAAGCTTTAAATGAGTTAAGACAGATAACAAGTTGTCCAGAATCAAAAAGTGTTGGAGTAACTTCTAGTAAGAGAGAGGTACTTATCAATAACATATTAGATGCAGTGGAGAATGGACACAAAGTATTAGTATTTACAAACTATATTAACTCTATAAAAAATATCTGTGATGACTTAGAAAAATATGGAATAAAATATCTTTCTATGAGTGGAGCCACTAAGGATAGACAGCTATTAGTAGATAAATTCCAAAAAGATAATAAATATAAAGTTTTTGTAATGACTCTTAAAACAGGAGGAGTAGGATTAAACCTTACTGCTGCTGATACAATATTTATCTATGACCCTTGGTGGAATAAGACAGTTGAAAATCAAGCAATAGATAGAGCTTATAGATTGGGACAAGATAGAACAGTATTTTCATATAAACTGATACTAAAAGATACTATTGAAGAGAAGATACTTCAATTACAAGAATCAAAAATAAAACTTCTAGATAGTTTAATATCTGAAGATAGTTCTAGTTTAAAAACACTTACTGAGAAGGATATTGAATTTATTTTAGGAGAATAA
- a CDS encoding dicarboxylate/amino acid:cation symporter, with product MSKKLNLTTKIFIALILGVITGLILHPMKDNPFVSKYLLNFVFNLLGNGFVRAIRMVVVPLVLCSLVIGAAGIEDVTKLGRIGVKTLIFYLSTTAFAVILALVGGNIINPGRGVNIGDIAVSQVTVSETKPFVDILLDMIPINPAEAMATGNMLQIIVFAILVGVALSLLGDKASNIKKVFEEGNALSLKLVEIIMIFAPFGVYGLISKTFTTLGYVALLPLFKYFIGVVIILFIHCLVTYQGILVLFGKYNPIKFFKSFAPTMMVGFSTASSSACLPSSLKSMQETFGVSKAISSFTIPLGNTINMDGTAVMQGVATIFIAQIYGIDLTMGNYITIILTATLASIGTAGVPGVGVIMLGMVLVQIGLPLEGIGLVMGIDRFVDMFRTMINITGDAVCTLVIAKTEGEQLKEAI from the coding sequence ATGAGTAAAAAACTAAATTTGACTACGAAAATTTTTATAGCTTTAATATTAGGAGTGATTACAGGATTGATTTTACATCCAATGAAAGATAATCCATTTGTAAGTAAATATTTACTTAATTTTGTTTTCAATCTTTTAGGGAATGGATTTGTAAGAGCTATAAGAATGGTGGTAGTACCTTTAGTTTTATGCTCTTTAGTTATAGGTGCAGCTGGTATAGAAGATGTTACTAAATTAGGAAGAATAGGAGTAAAAACTTTAATATTCTATCTTTCTACAACTGCTTTTGCTGTAATATTAGCTCTAGTTGGAGGAAATATAATAAATCCTGGTAGAGGAGTAAATATAGGAGATATAGCAGTATCTCAAGTGACAGTTTCTGAAACTAAGCCTTTTGTAGATATATTACTTGATATGATACCTATAAATCCAGCAGAAGCTATGGCAACTGGAAATATGTTACAAATTATAGTTTTTGCTATCTTAGTTGGAGTTGCTCTTTCTCTTTTAGGAGATAAAGCTAGTAATATAAAGAAAGTATTTGAAGAAGGAAATGCTTTAAGTTTAAAATTAGTAGAAATAATAATGATATTTGCACCATTTGGAGTTTATGGATTGATATCTAAGACATTTACAACATTAGGATATGTAGCACTATTACCTCTATTCAAATATTTTATAGGTGTTGTAATTATATTGTTTATTCATTGCCTAGTTACATATCAAGGAATTCTAGTATTATTTGGAAAATATAATCCTATAAAATTCTTTAAAAGTTTTGCTCCTACTATGATGGTTGGTTTCTCTACTGCTTCAAGTAGTGCTTGCCTTCCATCATCTTTAAAATCTATGCAAGAAACATTTGGAGTATCAAAAGCAATTTCATCATTTACTATTCCATTAGGAAATACAATAAATATGGATGGTACAGCGGTAATGCAAGGAGTTGCAACAATATTTATAGCACAGATATATGGAATAGATTTAACAATGGGAAATTATATTACAATAATACTTACAGCAACTTTAGCTTCAATAGGAACTGCAGGTGTTCCAGGAGTTGGAGTTATAATGTTAGGAATGGTATTGGTTCAAATAGGACTTCCACTTGAAGGAATAGGATTAGTAATGGGAATAGATAGATTTGTTGATATGTTTAGAACAATGATAAATATTACTGGAGATGCAGTTTGTACTCTAGTTATTGCTAAAACAGAGGGGGAACAACTAAAAGAAGCTATATAA
- a CDS encoding VOC family protein — translation MFKFNHFNFNVLDLEKSLKFYEEALGLKEVRRKEAEDGSYKLIYLGDGEGHFSLELTWLRDREEKYDLGDEEFHLALTTENYEEAYKKHKEMGVIIYENPAMGIYFIGDPDGYWIEIVPAKK, via the coding sequence ATGTTTAAATTTAACCATTTCAACTTTAATGTATTAGATTTAGAAAAAAGCTTAAAATTTTATGAGGAAGCTTTAGGATTAAAAGAAGTAAGAAGAAAGGAAGCTGAAGATGGGAGCTATAAATTAATTTATCTTGGGGATGGAGAGGGACATTTTTCTCTTGAACTTACTTGGCTTAGAGATAGAGAGGAAAAATATGATCTAGGAGATGAAGAGTTCCACTTAGCCCTTACTACTGAAAATTATGAAGAAGCTTACAAAAAACATAAAGAGATGGGAGTTATTATATACGAAAATCCAGCTATGGGAATCTATTTTATAGGAGACCCAGATGGATATTGGATAGAGATAGTTCCTGCTAAAAAATAA
- the glsA gene encoding glutaminase A: MKLNEVLDELVIKNRPISQYGNVANYIPELDKAQKDALGIFITDITGNKFHAGDWNTKFTIQSISKIVTLMLAILDNGEEYVFSKVGMEPTGDPFNSIVKLETSRGRKPYNPMINAGAIAVSSMIKGKDAREKFERLLDFFKLISEDSTLDVNYKIYCGEAETGNRNRAMGYFLKSEGIIDGNVEDALTVYFKQCSIEVTAETLSKIALFLVNNGKISTGETIIPPRVATIIKTLMVTCGMYDSSGEFAIRVGIPSKSGVGGGILSVVPGKMAIGVYGPSLDEKGNPIAGVALLEDLSKKLNLTIF, translated from the coding sequence ATGAAATTAAATGAAGTATTAGATGAATTAGTTATAAAAAATAGACCTATTAGTCAATATGGGAATGTTGCTAACTATATTCCAGAACTAGATAAAGCCCAAAAAGATGCTCTAGGAATTTTTATAACTGATATCACTGGAAATAAATTTCATGCTGGAGATTGGAATACAAAATTCACTATACAAAGTATATCTAAAATAGTAACTCTTATGCTAGCAATTCTAGACAATGGCGAGGAATATGTATTCTCTAAAGTAGGTATGGAACCTACTGGCGATCCATTTAACTCAATAGTAAAACTTGAAACTTCTCGTGGAAGAAAGCCCTATAATCCTATGATTAATGCTGGAGCGATTGCTGTTTCCTCTATGATAAAAGGAAAAGATGCTAGAGAGAAATTCGAACGTCTTTTGGACTTTTTTAAATTAATCTCTGAAGACAGTACTCTTGATGTAAATTATAAAATCTATTGTGGAGAAGCAGAAACAGGAAATAGAAATAGAGCTATGGGGTATTTTTTGAAAAGTGAGGGCATAATTGATGGAAATGTAGAAGATGCTCTTACAGTTTATTTCAAACAATGTTCTATTGAGGTGACTGCTGAAACTCTTTCAAAAATAGCACTGTTTCTAGTTAATAATGGAAAAATTTCTACTGGAGAAACAATTATCCCACCAAGAGTAGCCACTATTATAAAAACATTAATGGTTACTTGTGGAATGTATGATAGTTCTGGAGAGTTTGCTATAAGAGTTGGTATCCCATCTAAAAGTGGTGTAGGTGGTGGAATACTATCTGTTGTCCCTGGTAAGATGGCTATTGGTGTCTATGGTCCATCTCTAGATGAAAAAGGAAATCCTATTGCTGGTGTTGCTCTTTTAGAAGATTTATCTAAGAAATTAAATCTTACTATATTTTAA